The following proteins come from a genomic window of Candidatus Poribacteria bacterium:
- a CDS encoding DUF368 domain-containing protein, producing the protein MDSLRLFINGFLIGIANIIPGMSGGTLALVLGIYERLIGALRRIGLSTVKKLLGSATLRKNALEEAKSELRRIDFGFLSLLGIGAIAAVLLTSKLIVYLLNHHHDATYGFFSGLILISILIPIRMLKAFGWKDLLVLLIAVALILSLSVGTTEKQLDRVAYKSGTETTSGSEVPERGTGLPTSWELALFFGSGALAISAMILPGISGSFLMLALGVYFPLLTAINTALGGIPALLKGTFEASLVGSLLIIGFTTVGCLFGLLAFTRLLNYLLERYRNLTISFLIGLMVGSLYGLWPFREFTMVDGERIDTAHILPQFDMNLLITMAAFLVGCGVIYLFTRLEN; encoded by the coding sequence ATGGATTCACTCCGGCTCTTTATTAACGGTTTTCTGATAGGCATTGCCAACATCATTCCGGGCATGAGTGGTGGGACCCTTGCCCTCGTTTTAGGTATCTATGAACGGCTTATCGGTGCCTTACGGCGCATTGGGCTTTCAACGGTAAAAAAACTGTTAGGCAGCGCGACCTTAAGAAAAAACGCTTTGGAAGAAGCAAAGTCAGAACTTCGTCGAATTGACTTCGGATTTCTATCACTGTTAGGAATCGGTGCGATCGCCGCTGTCTTGCTCACGTCAAAACTGATTGTTTATCTATTGAACCATCACCACGACGCGACTTACGGCTTCTTTAGCGGGTTAATCCTAATCTCTATCCTGATACCGATCCGGATGCTGAAGGCGTTCGGTTGGAAAGACCTGTTAGTCCTACTGATTGCTGTCGCGCTGATATTAAGTTTGTCTGTCGGTACGACCGAAAAACAGTTAGATCGGGTTGCGTATAAATCTGGAACGGAAACAACAAGCGGTAGCGAGGTTCCCGAACGCGGGACTGGGCTGCCAACGTCTTGGGAACTCGCGCTCTTCTTTGGGAGCGGTGCACTGGCGATTTCAGCGATGATTCTGCCCGGTATCAGCGGTTCATTTCTGATGCTCGCCCTCGGCGTTTATTTTCCGCTCTTGACGGCGATAAATACAGCGTTAGGGGGGATCCCAGCACTGCTCAAAGGAACCTTTGAGGCGTCGTTGGTGGGAAGTTTACTCATCATCGGTTTCACAACAGTTGGGTGTTTGTTCGGACTTTTAGCATTTACACGCTTGCTCAACTACCTGTTGGAACGCTATCGCAATCTGACGATCAGTTTTCTCATCGGACTGATGGTGGGTTCACTCTACGGGTTATGGCCCTTCCGCGAGTTCACAATGGTAGATGGGGAACGGATAGATACGGCTCACATCTTACCGCAATTTGATATGAACCTGCTTATCACTATGGCGGCTTTTCTTGTGGGGTGTGGTGTTATCTATTTATTTACACGTCTGGAGAATTAG
- the recN gene encoding DNA repair protein RecN yields the protein MIDTLSIRNIALIDELDLELAPGLNIFTGETGAGKSVILRSIGLVLGERTSADIVREDADFAEVEVSVAPDAEHPIWHINGDETTDPTLKNSFSEVLDPSDTVILSRRITSSGRSRCQINGRLMNLKQLQALGTLLVDIHGQHEHQSLFRTQTHLKLLDDFGGNSEAQRYIGKIYAQLGTLQKEAASLAETLKASEREKELLEFEIKELTSANLEEGEDERLADEARILKNAEALRKSATHVYQQLEDDGAGMGSYGSPVERLRDAAKELIKLSEIDDSLSELGDRLESALYELEDIASQVRHYAETVESNAMRLDEVTDRLALIAKLKRRYGNSIPEIVAYHADVEEKLETLQLGTEKQDLLQTEIQKTIQKAQRLCIALSAKRQHVAKHLSERIQKELRTLGMDKAKFHASVQHIPEYRGPFQIDGQRYAFRADGMDAVEFLIAPNVGSEARPIARIASGGEISRIMLALKTVLVQVDEIPTLLFDEIDSGIGGKVADVVGKKLKELSASSQVICITHLPQIARFADRHFRVEKQVIGERTLITAKSLTVEEQVNEIARMHGGEETEIGLAHARELLAEK from the coding sequence ATGATAGACACACTTTCTATCCGCAATATTGCCCTCATAGATGAACTGGATTTGGAACTGGCACCCGGTCTGAATATCTTCACGGGTGAGACAGGTGCTGGTAAGTCGGTTATCCTCAGGTCGATCGGATTGGTATTGGGTGAGAGAACCTCCGCTGATATTGTCCGTGAAGATGCCGATTTTGCAGAGGTAGAGGTGAGCGTTGCGCCTGACGCTGAGCACCCGATCTGGCACATAAACGGGGACGAAACTACCGATCCCACGTTGAAAAATTCTTTTAGCGAGGTCCTGGATCCATCGGACACAGTGATTCTCTCCAGAAGAATTACATCGAGCGGTAGAAGTCGTTGCCAAATCAACGGACGCTTGATGAATTTGAAGCAACTACAGGCACTCGGAACATTGCTTGTCGATATACACGGTCAACACGAACACCAATCACTGTTTAGAACCCAAACACATCTTAAACTCTTAGACGATTTCGGCGGTAATAGCGAGGCACAACGATACATTGGTAAGATATACGCGCAGTTAGGCACACTCCAAAAAGAAGCCGCGTCCCTCGCGGAGACCTTGAAAGCATCGGAACGGGAAAAGGAACTCCTTGAATTTGAAATTAAAGAACTGACTTCGGCAAATTTGGAGGAAGGCGAGGACGAAAGACTAGCAGATGAAGCGCGTATCCTTAAGAACGCAGAGGCACTGCGTAAGTCAGCGACCCACGTGTACCAACAACTGGAGGACGATGGTGCTGGGATGGGAAGTTACGGCAGTCCCGTTGAACGCTTGAGAGATGCCGCTAAGGAACTGATAAAATTGTCCGAAATTGATGATAGCCTCTCGGAATTGGGAGATCGGTTGGAATCCGCGCTTTACGAATTGGAGGACATCGCTTCACAGGTCCGCCATTATGCGGAAACGGTCGAATCTAACGCAATGCGGTTGGACGAAGTGACCGATCGGTTAGCGTTGATAGCGAAACTCAAACGGCGTTACGGGAACTCCATTCCAGAGATAGTGGCGTATCACGCCGATGTAGAGGAAAAATTAGAGACGTTACAACTCGGTACAGAGAAACAGGACCTGCTACAGACCGAAATCCAGAAAACGATTCAGAAAGCACAGCGTCTGTGCATCGCGCTCTCGGCGAAACGGCAGCATGTCGCGAAACATCTTTCAGAACGGATCCAGAAGGAGTTGCGCACCCTCGGGATGGACAAAGCGAAATTTCATGCGTCCGTTCAGCATATACCGGAGTATCGGGGTCCGTTTCAAATAGACGGGCAACGCTATGCCTTCCGCGCCGATGGGATGGACGCCGTAGAATTCCTAATTGCACCGAATGTTGGATCCGAAGCGCGTCCGATTGCCAGAATCGCATCAGGGGGTGAGATCTCACGCATCATGCTCGCGTTGAAGACAGTGCTCGTTCAAGTCGATGAGATCCCTACACTGCTCTTCGACGAAATCGACAGCGGTATTGGAGGCAAGGTAGCAGATGTCGTTGGCAAAAAGTTGAAGGAACTCTCAGCATCCTCACAGGTAATTTGCATTACACACTTGCCACAGATTGCCCGTTTCGCAGATAGACATTTTCGGGTAGAGAAGCAGGTAATTGGTGAGCGGACCCTGATTACGGCGAAATCATTGACTGTAGAAGAACAGGTTAATGAAATCGCCCGAATGCACGGCGGTGAAGAAACTGAAATAGGCCTCGCACATGCCCGAGAGTTATTGGCTGAGAAATAG
- a CDS encoding indolepyruvate ferredoxin oxidoreductase — protein MDDRFTQASGTHVYTGCELLVKGALESGVSLLTGYPGSPLAEVFDTLERNAALLKTNGIVAQIANNEALSIARLNGSQMAEVRAITFMKSVGFHVASDALAISNLAGTTGGAVVVVGDDTWSHSTQVPADSRFLARHVQTPLIEPGTFQELKDWINCAFQISAASNLYVCYLTTENQASGGGNVELYPNIYPEISDLKQINLDTQLIDADKRVVLPPHTAQIEVEALRKRIPTALETARNLGLNTIQFMGETSRRKKHRLGFVSAGLAYSCLLHALGELQLDGEIPILKLGMTHPIDKDLIREFAAQVDEIYVVEEKRPLLENEIKAFITSMYQNGDLDRYINVWGKQFPKGMAGIPVTSGLDTSILIQKLIPLLKHVFDTGGASAVGASASSRQTPLTHHTPEIDLEHFSREATLQKQVSEQQIDIPQRTPTFCPGCPHRDSSSVFLEITEQFMDVDYMQKHHDSGPVDLVFHGDIGCYSMLKYEPFPRLMHNLSAMALGGGAGAGIDPFIENKQVVFMGDSTFFHGGMAAISDSIKNNQDIAYIILDNQTTAMTGHQPTPAGELDLLGNPTFAQDIEHVAQGLTGDSDIEIVRTNPEDRVNYKKYLEKTILKPGVKIVIADKECAITYQRRIRREQRQTLAKDGFLKYEKHINITPEVCEFCRECTTATGCPGLKIVDTDYGEKIAIDQSNCVSDGACARIKYACPAFEEVIVTRKRSPQKQITAFGNHGALLSDESLPPPPLPTFDRSWNIYAAGVGGMGIGTLSKVLVVAGYLQGYNVTFCDRKGLAIRNGGVYTHIVYARPGVHASPMIPYGKADLLLGLDILEAVRGITGQSLFRIASSHRTTAVVNTAKTETITTLIGKDHFDPETLEASLQTYTNAERYFGTDLFTVSEQLFGNKLYANMMLLGTAFQRQLIPLELEPLQLALKQMMPHADLDINMKAFTVGRRLALEESKSLADIRSENPLGTYAEMLSAKKQILEKRRNGKRLTREYVTLVKGIVETLDFDSDSIHRILALYIYDLIQFEDINYARVYVEKIKQVHAHDSEVYDYRATKAAIRYLHKVMLIKDEVYVAHLLTSEEKLQRDKELYKVDTTNGDKIKYVHLNRPHFTVMGLDFEADIDTRNWQLHLMKRMKFLRRWLPEWHAKEKAFREWYITRVINTFSPTDAETYEKHLQALECVEEVRGYREIRYPKMETAKQKVEEWLEEVISGR, from the coding sequence ATGGACGACAGGTTTACACAAGCCAGTGGAACGCATGTCTATACTGGATGCGAGTTATTGGTTAAGGGTGCCTTAGAGAGTGGTGTTAGCCTCCTCACAGGTTATCCCGGTTCCCCACTCGCCGAAGTATTTGACACGCTTGAACGCAACGCCGCGCTGTTGAAAACCAACGGCATCGTCGCGCAAATAGCGAACAACGAGGCATTGAGTATCGCGCGACTCAACGGTTCGCAGATGGCGGAAGTCCGCGCAATTACGTTTATGAAAAGCGTCGGCTTTCATGTCGCCTCTGACGCACTGGCGATTAGTAACCTTGCCGGAACAACTGGCGGTGCCGTCGTCGTGGTTGGGGATGACACATGGTCGCACAGCACGCAGGTGCCTGCTGACTCCCGATTCTTGGCACGGCATGTCCAAACACCGCTTATTGAACCTGGAACATTTCAGGAACTTAAGGACTGGATTAACTGCGCCTTCCAGATCTCCGCAGCATCAAACCTCTATGTCTGCTACTTAACCACCGAAAATCAGGCAAGCGGCGGTGGCAATGTTGAACTCTATCCCAATATTTATCCCGAAATTAGCGACTTGAAACAAATCAACCTGGATACCCAACTTATCGATGCCGATAAACGGGTTGTTCTACCGCCACATACTGCACAGATCGAAGTGGAGGCATTGAGAAAACGGATCCCGACTGCCCTTGAAACAGCACGGAATCTTGGACTTAACACAATCCAGTTCATGGGAGAAACTTCACGTCGGAAGAAGCACCGCCTTGGATTTGTCAGTGCTGGCTTAGCTTATAGTTGCCTCCTCCACGCACTCGGGGAATTGCAACTGGACGGTGAGATCCCGATTCTCAAACTTGGAATGACGCACCCGATTGACAAGGACCTCATCAGAGAGTTTGCCGCACAGGTTGACGAAATCTACGTCGTTGAGGAAAAACGTCCCCTTTTAGAGAACGAAATCAAAGCATTCATCACATCTATGTATCAGAATGGAGACCTTGACCGATACATAAATGTGTGGGGCAAACAATTTCCCAAGGGCATGGCAGGAATCCCGGTAACCTCGGGCTTAGATACCTCTATTCTTATTCAAAAACTCATCCCACTTCTCAAACATGTCTTCGACACAGGCGGTGCATCTGCTGTAGGAGCGAGTGCCAGCTCGCGACAGACGCCGCTAACTCATCACACCCCAGAAATCGATCTGGAACATTTTTCACGCGAAGCAACACTCCAAAAACAGGTGTCCGAACAGCAGATCGACATTCCACAACGCACTCCTACCTTCTGTCCGGGTTGTCCTCACCGTGATTCTTCGAGCGTCTTTCTTGAAATTACGGAGCAATTCATGGATGTGGACTATATGCAGAAGCACCACGATTCAGGACCCGTTGATCTCGTCTTTCATGGAGATATCGGTTGCTATTCGATGCTTAAATATGAACCGTTCCCACGCCTCATGCACAATCTTTCTGCGATGGCGTTAGGTGGCGGTGCGGGCGCTGGTATCGACCCGTTCATCGAAAACAAACAGGTCGTTTTCATGGGGGACTCCACCTTCTTCCACGGCGGGATGGCAGCAATTTCGGATTCAATCAAAAACAACCAAGACATAGCCTACATCATTTTAGACAACCAAACGACAGCCATGACTGGACATCAACCGACCCCCGCTGGTGAGCTTGACCTCCTCGGCAATCCGACCTTCGCACAAGATATTGAACACGTCGCACAAGGACTCACCGGTGATTCGGATATAGAAATCGTGCGCACCAACCCGGAAGACAGGGTGAACTACAAAAAATATCTGGAGAAAACCATTCTCAAACCGGGTGTCAAAATTGTCATCGCCGATAAAGAGTGCGCGATAACCTATCAGCGTCGGATCCGACGTGAACAACGGCAAACCCTCGCGAAAGACGGTTTCCTTAAATACGAAAAACATATCAATATAACCCCTGAGGTATGTGAGTTTTGTCGAGAATGTACCACCGCAACGGGATGTCCCGGGTTAAAAATAGTCGATACCGATTACGGCGAGAAAATCGCCATTGACCAGTCAAATTGCGTCTCCGATGGTGCCTGTGCCCGGATTAAATACGCATGTCCGGCGTTTGAAGAGGTCATCGTTACACGCAAACGTTCGCCTCAAAAACAGATAACAGCATTCGGAAACCATGGTGCCCTCCTGAGTGATGAATCGTTACCACCACCACCATTACCGACATTTGATCGGAGTTGGAACATATATGCTGCTGGTGTTGGGGGCATGGGAATCGGAACCCTCTCGAAAGTCCTTGTTGTGGCAGGCTATCTACAGGGCTATAATGTGACATTTTGCGATAGGAAAGGATTGGCAATCCGTAATGGCGGTGTCTATACACACATCGTGTATGCGCGACCGGGTGTTCACGCTTCCCCGATGATCCCATACGGTAAGGCAGATCTTCTCTTAGGGCTCGATATTTTAGAGGCAGTCCGTGGTATCACTGGACAATCCCTCTTCCGCATCGCATCATCGCATCGAACCACTGCTGTGGTGAATACAGCGAAAACCGAAACGATCACGACTCTCATCGGCAAGGACCATTTTGATCCTGAGACACTTGAAGCATCACTCCAGACCTACACAAACGCGGAGAGGTATTTTGGAACCGATTTATTTACGGTCTCTGAGCAATTATTCGGCAACAAACTCTACGCGAACATGATGCTCCTTGGTACTGCTTTCCAACGGCAATTAATACCGCTCGAATTGGAACCGCTCCAATTGGCACTTAAACAGATGATGCCACATGCCGATTTGGATATCAATATGAAAGCGTTCACCGTTGGACGTCGTCTGGCATTAGAAGAGAGTAAATCCCTTGCGGATATACGTTCAGAAAATCCGCTCGGAACTTACGCCGAAATGCTTTCCGCAAAAAAACAGATCTTGGAAAAAAGACGTAATGGGAAACGTTTAACGCGAGAATACGTAACACTTGTTAAAGGAATTGTAGAGACGCTTGATTTCGATTCAGACAGCATCCACCGAATCCTCGCACTCTATATCTATGATTTGATTCAGTTCGAGGATATCAACTACGCGCGGGTATACGTTGAAAAGATTAAACAGGTCCATGCACACGACTCAGAAGTATATGACTATCGGGCGACAAAAGCCGCGATTCGCTATCTTCATAAGGTGATGCTCATCAAGGACGAAGTCTACGTCGCACATCTGCTAACGAGCGAAGAAAAATTGCAGCGGGATAAGGAATTGTATAAGGTTGACACAACAAATGGCGATAAAATTAAATACGTTCATCTCAATCGTCCGCACTTTACTGTAATGGGGCTTGATTTTGAAGCGGACATTGATACACGAAATTGGCAATTGCATCTGATGAAGCGGATGAAGTTTTTAAGACGTTGGCTTCCAGAATGGCACGCTAAGGAAAAAGCGTTCCGAGAGTGGTATATAACTCGCGTCATCAATACCTTCTCACCGACCGACGCAGAGACGTACGAAAAGCACCTCCAAGCGTTAGAATGTGTAGAGGAGGTCCGTGGCTACCGGGAAATTCGCTATCCAAAAATGGAAACGGCGAAACAGAAAGTTGAAGAATGGTTGGAGGAGGTTATAAGTGGTAGGTGA
- a CDS encoding shikimate dehydrogenase has translation MQTQHTLTGHTRIVGVIGDPVEHSRSPQMHNAAFAKAGLDYVYVPFHVRPDDLADAIAGFKAINVVGINVTLPHKQAVIPHLTSISREAELIGAVNTLTFVAGNIHGDNTDAPGVLKALEEDGNMSGSAVGENVVVLGAGGAARAVVVAFALGGVASITIANRTVEKAVSLAEEMGRKIGVSMQGMGLTDERLPLAIRESKLLVNTATTSMDVTQPLLISADWLQPHTMVYDIVYTPPVTPLMQAATERGCQTLGGIGMLVHQGAIAFETWTGVTPCTETMRQAL, from the coding sequence ATGCAGACACAACACACACTGACTGGACATACCCGCATTGTCGGTGTTATTGGGGATCCCGTTGAACACAGCCGTTCACCGCAAATGCATAATGCCGCTTTTGCCAAAGCAGGACTCGATTATGTATATGTTCCTTTTCATGTCCGTCCCGACGATTTGGCAGACGCGATTGCTGGGTTTAAGGCGATTAATGTTGTCGGTATTAACGTAACGCTCCCACACAAACAGGCAGTCATCCCGCATCTGACATCAATTTCTCGGGAAGCGGAACTCATCGGCGCTGTGAACACCCTGACGTTTGTAGCGGGGAACATACATGGCGATAATACAGACGCCCCTGGTGTTTTAAAAGCCTTAGAAGAGGACGGAAACATGTCTGGATCCGCCGTAGGCGAAAATGTCGTCGTTTTAGGAGCAGGCGGAGCTGCGAGAGCTGTGGTTGTCGCGTTCGCCCTTGGAGGTGTAGCATCGATTACAATCGCCAATCGTACGGTCGAAAAAGCGGTCTCTTTAGCAGAAGAGATGGGTAGAAAGATAGGCGTTTCCATGCAAGGAATGGGACTCACGGATGAACGATTGCCTTTAGCGATTCGCGAGAGCAAACTCCTCGTCAACACCGCGACGACGAGCATGGATGTAACACAACCTTTACTCATTTCTGCCGACTGGCTTCAACCGCATACGATGGTTTACGACATTGTGTATACGCCGCCGGTAACACCTCTGATGCAAGCTGCGACCGAGCGGGGATGTCAAACGCTTGGCGGTATCGGGATGTTAGTCCATCAGGGAGCTATCGCTTTTGAAACATGGACGGGTGTTACACCGTGTACGGAGACAATGCGCCAAGCCCTATAG
- a CDS encoding cell division protein ZapA: MQQEQDFMPIRFVILGTPYTIKPTEELTPEAINELVEYVKNLVESYLRKGFDEQRVPLLVAFHIADEKRRLQEKYELPLYRIVERLQFAIEEETD; this comes from the coding sequence ATGCAACAAGAACAGGATTTTATGCCGATTCGCTTCGTTATACTCGGCACACCTTACACCATAAAACCAACAGAAGAACTAACACCAGAAGCAATTAACGAACTGGTTGAATACGTCAAAAATTTAGTTGAATCTTATCTCAGAAAAGGCTTTGATGAACAAAGGGTTCCCTTGCTGGTCGCTTTTCACATCGCTGATGAAAAACGTCGCCTTCAGGAAAAGTATGAATTGCCCTTGTACCGAATCGTAGAGAGGTTACAATTTGCGATTGAAGAGGAGACGGATTGA
- a CDS encoding M48 family metalloprotease, giving the protein MGQISIILIAGLLFLFSFEPPQTSLNISDAQVVLWTIVLTGFPILITCFVTAYVARTFPAHKEENLPTLYRLRHFMIVFECLSLAAYLCNLYLLNLPMLIDKHFSFFPMAHLRQTLALLPLLVGLICIRLAFYRVNKLQSGHYREILSLQFKFLLFPLLPMFLYLLIMDAIHWLPYSAKVFIVEHPYILIGLILPVIISVYIFAPLLMQLLWKTERLAADSVLKEKLDRLTRQSGIKYREVVVWQTGSLLIANAAVAGTFPWNRRIFLTDALLEYFTDEEIETVVAHELGHIRYRHIPTYMLFSLFYLLNYPFFYLLVEEPLVAYLGESQSLLSVVSTLCSLTFLIIYFIVIFRYLSRRCEHQADLYAVRLTEKPEAFKGALAKLAVLNSVPRSIQRFFEIFNTHPSIHRRIEFVNQWIEQNSAVQRYKNYLVEVKVLIALLPVFGILAVLLLR; this is encoded by the coding sequence ATGGGACAAATAAGTATTATCTTAATTGCTGGGCTGCTCTTTCTGTTTTCCTTTGAGCCGCCGCAAACAAGTCTGAACATCAGTGATGCGCAGGTGGTCCTCTGGACAATCGTCCTAACAGGTTTCCCTATTCTTATCACCTGTTTCGTGACAGCGTATGTGGCGAGAACCTTTCCGGCTCACAAAGAGGAGAACCTACCAACACTCTATCGCCTGCGGCACTTCATGATTGTTTTTGAGTGCCTCAGTTTAGCGGCGTACCTCTGCAATCTGTATCTGCTGAATCTGCCGATGCTGATTGACAAGCATTTTTCATTCTTTCCAATGGCACATCTGCGCCAGACCCTTGCGTTACTTCCCCTGCTGGTCGGACTCATCTGTATCCGACTTGCGTTTTATCGGGTGAATAAACTGCAATCCGGACACTACAGAGAAATTCTCAGTCTGCAATTCAAATTTCTGCTGTTCCCGCTGCTGCCGATGTTCCTTTATTTGCTGATAATGGACGCGATTCACTGGCTTCCCTATTCAGCAAAAGTGTTCATTGTTGAACATCCGTACATCCTAATTGGGCTGATTCTACCCGTAATTATTTCCGTGTATATCTTTGCTCCGTTATTGATGCAGCTTCTATGGAAAACAGAACGACTCGCGGCGGATTCGGTGTTGAAGGAGAAATTGGACCGATTGACGAGGCAGAGCGGCATAAAATACCGGGAGGTTGTCGTGTGGCAAACCGGTTCCCTGTTAATAGCCAACGCGGCTGTCGCAGGGACCTTTCCGTGGAATCGGCGGATTTTTTTGACAGACGCCCTTCTCGAATACTTCACGGATGAGGAAATTGAAACTGTCGTCGCTCATGAACTTGGACATATCCGCTATCGGCACATTCCGACATATATGCTTTTTTCACTCTTCTATCTCTTGAATTATCCCTTTTTCTATCTTCTTGTTGAAGAACCGCTGGTAGCATACCTCGGAGAATCACAGTCTCTTTTGTCAGTCGTATCGACGTTATGTTCGCTGACCTTTCTCATCATTTATTTCATAGTTATCTTTCGGTATTTGTCAAGGCGTTGCGAACATCAAGCCGATCTATATGCGGTTAGGCTTACGGAGAAACCAGAAGCATTCAAAGGCGCTTTGGCGAAACTGGCAGTACTCAATTCAGTACCGAGGTCGATTCAGCGTTTCTTTGAAATCTTCAACACCCACCCATCCATCCATCGACGCATTGAATTCGTCAACCAGTGGATAGAGCAGAATTCTGCGGTTCAACGTTACAAAAATTATCTGGTTGAAGTCAAAGTTTTAATCGCCTTGCTACCGGTATTTGGCATTCTCGCTGTGCTGTTGCTCCGTTAG
- a CDS encoding OmpA family protein yields MISRTAFTIIALLGVALVVSSCGKLDQEEFEMWKNEHVSKMEQAEADMSNKITMLDSKVDQQGNDLKEAISRAKDEAIAASQQGDADTIAAANQSAKEQNAQLRADLTKSIDMQGQKAMDFAKGEDAKLQKQLMAHEDADQAQDAAIKQLESKVMALEEGLAMVAEEVAAAPTLLVTVNFASGRTSLSGDAQQMLDGIVEQLMEASDAKIKVVGHADGMPVLQGSYRSNWDLSQARANSAAKYLKSKGINVGRIEAVGKAHTDPVAPQNTAAGRAMNRRVEVILVPAHSHPH; encoded by the coding sequence ATGATAAGTAGAACCGCTTTCACAATTATCGCTCTTCTGGGTGTTGCACTTGTTGTGAGTAGTTGCGGCAAGTTGGATCAGGAAGAGTTTGAAATGTGGAAGAATGAACATGTCTCGAAGATGGAACAAGCTGAAGCAGACATGTCGAACAAAATTACAATGCTGGATAGCAAAGTCGACCAACAGGGCAACGATCTAAAAGAAGCTATTTCCAGAGCGAAGGATGAGGCGATTGCAGCGTCCCAGCAAGGGGATGCGGATACTATTGCTGCTGCGAATCAAAGTGCTAAAGAGCAGAATGCACAACTTCGCGCCGACCTCACAAAGTCTATTGATATGCAAGGGCAAAAAGCGATGGACTTTGCAAAAGGTGAAGATGCTAAACTGCAAAAACAACTCATGGCGCATGAAGATGCCGATCAAGCCCAAGACGCAGCAATAAAACAGCTGGAGTCTAAAGTCATGGCTTTGGAAGAAGGGTTAGCCATGGTGGCAGAAGAGGTTGCCGCAGCACCGACCTTGCTGGTTACTGTCAATTTTGCCAGCGGCCGAACGAGTTTATCCGGGGACGCACAGCAGATGCTTGATGGTATTGTTGAACAACTCATGGAAGCTTCAGATGCAAAGATCAAGGTTGTTGGACACGCTGATGGCATGCCAGTGCTACAGGGAAGCTACAGAAGTAATTGGGATCTCTCACAGGCACGCGCGAACTCGGCTGCGAAGTACCTGAAATCCAAGGGAATCAATGTGGGCAGAATTGAGGCTGTTGGTAAAGCACACACCGATCCGGTTGCGCCACAGAACACTGCCGCCGGCAGAGCCATGAATCGTCGCGTCGAAGTTATTCTGGTTCCTGCACATAGCCATCCACATTAA